In the Gemmatimonadota bacterium genome, ACTATTCGCCCGAGATCCTTCGGCGCGCGATGGAAGTGGCACAGAACGGCAACCTGTTCGCACCGCTGTTCAATCCGCCGACGCATGTGGGTGATCCGGCCGGACCCGCGAATATCTGCCCCGGGGGCGGCGGCGGCGCGAACATCACCGGACCACCCGTGGCCGATCCGGTGGAGGGTGTGCTCTTCGTTACATCGACCAGCGGGTGCTCACCCGCGTACCTGGCACCGGGCGTCGAGTCACCGTTGGACAGCGACCGACAGACGGGTGTAACCCACTCGGAGTTCTCTCGGGCGCTCGGAGGCGGCGGCGGCCGGGGCGGCCGGGGCGGCGGTGCAGCGGCATCGACCATCGACGGCCTGTCGATCTGGAAGGGACCTGTGGGACGGATCGTCGCCATCGATATGAACACAGGTGAACACCTCTGGACGATCCCGCACGGCGATGCGCCGGACGACGAGCAGGAGTTGATCCGCAACCACGCTCTGCTTCAGGGCGTCAGTGGAGTTCCAATCAACCAGGGCCGGCGAGGGCACGCTGCGATGGTGGTGAGTCCCACGCTGCTGTTTGCCTCAGGCCAAACGAGTGATGGCACACCTCACCTGTTCGCGATCGACAAGGCCACCGGCCAGCGGGTTGGCGCGGTAGAGCTGCCGGGCGGGTCACGGTACGGCATGTCGAGTTGGGTGCATGAGGGCAAGCAATACATCATCATCCAGCTCAATGACGGGCTGGCGGCGTTAGCGCTCCCGAACTGACGCTGGACTTGAAGGCGCCCCGCGCCGGAGCAGCGATGCTCCGGCCGGGGCTTTTTCTGTCATCGGTCCAGATCGCTCAACGAGGTCAGTCGGCGGAGGTGGGATCGCATGAAGGATACGAGTCCGGGCTGGAGAGGACGGCTCAGGGCTCTTGTCATCGGAGCGACTCCTAGCGCCGGGCGTAATGGAGGACTGACACCAACCTACAGGCCGATCTCAGGCGCGATCTGTGACCGCTCGAGCGTATTCAGCTCATCGATGATCTTCGCGTAGGCGCGAGCGATCTGCTCCAGACCTACAGCCGGAATCCATTCGGGTGTGTCCTGCTCGGTGTGCTTGATCTCCGGTGACGTGATCACCTGCATGGACGGCACGTCCCGGGCCATCCTCCCCATCTCGCCCGAGGCGCCCGGCTCCAGATCCGCGGTGACCCCGACGTTGAAGCGGTTGAAGGCATCGAGCACGATGTGCAATGCGGCCGGGCTGCTATACAACCACCAGCGCATGGGGGAGACCGCATTCATCATGCGGAGGTTCGGACCCCAATACTTCGTCCTTGTCACGGCCACGTGCTCCAGGTTGATCGCGAACACGGTGTTCGCGAGGGCGGTCTCACGGTTGTCGTGAAGCCAGCTCGTACCTGGCCCGCCGTGGTGACCCACGGAGCCCAGAAAGCGAATGGTCCGCCTTCGCTGGGCGCGTGGGACTTTGGAAAAGTGCTCCACGAGCCCCATCATGACCGCCAGCCCCGACGCATTATCGAGCGCCGACTGGAAGTACCCGTCCATGTGAGCGATCACGAGGACCTCTTCGTCGCTGATGCCAGGCAGCGTGCCCCAAACGCTGGCGGCTGACAGGCCCGCGAGCATCTCGCTCTCCATTTGCAGTCGGACAGTCACCCGTTGGCCTCGGCCGAGCCTGTCACGCAGCCGCATGCCGTCGGCATAGCCCACGTTGAAGCCTGGCCCGTCGCCGGTGCGTTGCCAAACGGCGAAGTTGTCCGAGATCCCGTAGACGATGCCTACGGCGGCGGCACCCCTCTCATAGGCGCGAGCCACCGCGCCCTCGGTACGAAGCGTGTGCCGCAGCGTGCCCGGTCTCGGAATGTCGTGAATCAACACCGCCTTGCCCGCGACGTCGCGTCCAAGGTAGTCGGCGTCACTCCCCGTTCCGACCCACACGAGCTCGAACTCCAGGCCGCCCGGCGGAGTCGACGGGGCGCCCTGCGGCGGACGTGCCGACTCCAGCGTGAACGTCTCTGCGCCGGAGATGAACGTGACTTCCCAACTGCGGGGAGCCCACTGCGGGCGCAGGTCGAACGGTTGGCGGTGCACGTCCTCCAGCCCGTTCTCGCGGAAGTAGCTCTCGACCCAGTCCTGGATAGCTTCGTGTCCGGCGGTGCCGACGTTGCGACCCCAGAAGACGTTGCCGGCGTCGCGGTCCGACAGAGAGATGGCATCGACTTCCAGTAGGATCGTCTTCAGGCGCTCCCCCTGGATATCCGCGTATCGGGAGTCCTCGGGGCGAAGCGGGATGTGGATGAACGCGTCCTCGCGCAGGTTGCCTGACGCATCGAGCAAGGGTTGTCCCAACGGGTTGGGCGGCACGCTCTGTTGGGCCGCTAGTGCGGTCCCGGGCCCGACGGACGTGACCAGAACTGCGATCGTGCCCAACAGACTCCACCGACGACAGATGCGCTCAATGGCTGACATGGAAGGTCCTCACAGCAAGGGACGGACGGGCGTCATGCGTAGCTACCTCACGCCGCTCACGCTAGTGTGCGTAGAAGGCGCTCGGCCAACACCCGGAAGGAGCAGGTCATGCATGCCTCGGTAAGGAAGAGCCGGCCTCGCGTGGACGTCCCTCGACGCGCTCTACTTCTCGTCGCGCTGATCGGCTCGCTTCCATGGGGAGCCTCCGCGGCCCAGATCGACCCGGGGCAAGACGCTTGGTTCGGTCTTCCCCTGCCGCCGGGGCTTCAACCTCACACGCCGCCGGCGATCATCGGTGACCGTGGACCCGTGCCGGCGACCGTGCCCCCGGGGGAGGAAGGGCACCGCGAGCTCGAAGGTGCACGAATCCAACGGGACCTGGAGACGATCGTCGCGTTCTCCCGGCAGAGTCGTCAACGTCGCGAGGTGGGAGACGGACAACTCTGGGGGCGCATCACCGGCTTCCCGTCTGGCGCGGAGACCGTAGCCTGGGCCACCGAGCAGTTCAGAGCCGCGGGCATTTCGGAAGTCGAGCTGCAAGCGTTCGATCAAGCCTCAGACGCATCCTTCTGGTTGCCGCTGCGGTGGGAAGTGCGACTCATGGGGGACCGCGTGTTCGGCACGGGAAGCGAAGACGTCGTCCTCGAGACCGCGATGCCTCTCTCAACTTCCGAGATAGAGGGCGGCAGCCTGACGGCGCCCCTGCTGTTCGTGGGGACGGCCAGCCCGGCCGAGCTCGTACACATCGATGTCGTGGGAAAGGTGGCTGTCCAACATGTCAGGCCGCAGGCCCACACGGTCTTCGAGCGGACTCCCGCAGTGCCGAGGGCCCAAGATCTCATGAGTCGAGGAGCCGTCGCGGTCATCACCGTGATCGACCAGCCCGGCAATGGCCGCGCGCGGGATTTCAGCAATTGCGGCGGTCCATGCTTCAACCTCGGCGGTCGGGACGGGTTCTTTCTCGAGCGCGTCATGGACGGGGCGGCCCAAGCCGGCACGCTGGGTCAGCTGCGTGTCCGCCTCAGCCTGGAGGTGGAGCGCCGGTCGGGCCTCGAAGCGCAGAACGGCGTCGCCATCATCCGTGGCAGCGAGAGCGATGAGAGCATCATTCTCAATGCCCACGCGGACGGTTGGTTCGACGCGGCCGGAGACAACGCGGACGGCTTGTCGGTGCTGCTCGCGTTGGCTCGGCACTTCGCCCAGCCCGAGAACCGGCCCGCGCGAACGCTCGTGTTCGTCGCGAGTGCGGGTCACCATTCGCCGGGCCTGAACGGTCCACGAAACTTCGTCGCGATGAACCCGGAGCTCGCGGAGAGCACCGTGCTCGTCCTCAACATCGAGCACGTCGCGCAGCGGAACTTGTCCAGGGCCCGCAGCCTGTTCGACGACGGCTACCGGGAGTACATCGCGGACTCGGGCGAAGCGCCGATCGTCGCGGGTGTCACCAATCGCTCGCCGTTTCTGGAGGACCTCTTCCGGCGCGGAGTCACGCGTTACGGGACCAATTTCGTTTCCGGCGGCTCCTCGATGGCGAGCGGCGAGGGGGGCGGATACAGGTCGCTCGATGTGCCGATCGTCACCACGATGCAGGCGCCCCCGCTGTACCACACCAGCGGTGAGGTGCTGGAGACGATCTCCACTCCGGGTCTGGAGCGCATGGCGCGCTTCCTCGCGTTTTTCATCAAGGAAGTAGATCGTGCTCCGCTGAACGAAATCGATCCGTAGGGAGGAGCTTCGCTGGCGCGGCATCCCCGAGATCCGCTACGGAGATCCGCTCCTGAAGCGTCTCTAGCTGGCGAAGCACGATATCGGCCCGCCCCTCTTCCATCGCAACGGAATTGGGAGCCACCGTCCAGAAGCTCCCCACCGCGGCCGGCCAGTCGTTCAGGAGCTCGCGGGCGAATAGAGAACCCGTCTCCTCCCGATGGCGCTCGATCAACGCCTTCAGCAGCTCGATCTCTCCAGCCTCGCTGGTCCGCTCCAAGGTCACGAACTCTCGGTTCAGGCGGGTCGGGAAGTCGGCGCGCCGGTCCAGCACCAAGGCCAGGCCGCCCGACATACCGGCGCCGAAGTTACGGCCGGCCTCACCCAGGACCACGACCACCCCTTCCGTCATGTACTCGCACCCGTGCTCTCCCACGCCTTCCACCACCGCGACGCCGCCCGAGTTGCGTACGGCGAAGCGCTCGCCGGCGCGAGCCCCGCGTGGCCGTGGACAGCTGCGATGCACACCGAGATCCTCCCGCCGACTGCACGGTCCGTGTTTTCGATCTCGTACGAGCTCCTGAAGGGCGTGCCGTCCTCGAGCGTGCTGCCGAGCTCCTCGATGATGTGGTCGTCGAACGGAGCGCCGGGGCGATCGTTGCGATCCTGAACGCAGTGCAAAGGCGCTCCCGCTGCCGGCGTGATGAGCTTCGACAGGTCGACGGCTCGCCACCGATGATTCTCGTGCGAGGGAATCTGGCGGAGGAGATCTGCGTGACCCATGAGGTGCTCCAGCCGCTCGTATCCCAACTCGGCCAGGATCTCGCGTACTTCCTCAGCGACATGAGTGAGGAAGCTGATGAGCATTTCCGGCGTGCCGAAGTACTTCTTACGGACGTCCTCTGCCTGCGTGGCGATCCCCACCGGGCAGGTGTTGTCGTGGCACTGTCGCGCCATCTTGCACCCGATGGCGATCAATGCCGTCGTGCCAAAGCCAAACCGGTCCGCCCCCAGGAGGGCCGCCATGACGACGTCGCGCCCGGTGTGGAGTCCACCGTCGACGGCCAAGGTCACGCGCCCCCGGAGTCCATTCATGACCAAGGTCTGCTGCGTTTCCGCCAGGCCGAGCTCCCAGGGGGCCCCGGCATACTTGACCGACGACAGTGGCGAGGCGCCCGTACCACCATCCGCGCCACTGATCTGGATCGTGTCCGCATACGCCTTGGTCACGCCTGCGGCGATCGTCCCGACACCCTCTGACGCGACCAACTTCACGGCGATCTTCGCCTTCGGGTTGGCGGTCTTGAGGTCGTAGATCAGTTGGGCCAAGTCCTCGATCGAGTAGATGTCGTGGTGCGGAGGTGGAGAGATCAAAGGCGTTCCCGCGATCACGTGCCTGAGGCTAGCGATGTACGGGGTGACCTTGTGGCCCGGGAGCTGGCCACCCTCTCCCGGCTTGGAGCCCTGCGCCATCTTGATCTCGAGCTGGTGTGCGCCGGCCAGATACGCCGGAGTCACTCCGAAGCGACCCGAAGCGACCTGCTTGACAGCCGAGTTCGCATCCCGCTTGTCGCCGTCAGGCGCGTAGCGGCGGGGGTCCTCACCTCCCTCGCCGGTGTTGGCGAGGCCTCCGATCCGGTTCATGGCTCGAGCGACGTCCTCGTGGGCCTCACGACTCAGCGCACCCAACGACATCGCGCCTGTCTGGAATCGACGAAGCACCTGATCCACCGACTCCACTCGCTCTATATCGATCGGCTCACGGTCCGGCGCGAACTCCAGTAAGTCGCGCAAGGCCGTTGGCGGGCGGGAATGAACCAGCTCGGAGTACGCGCAGTACTCCTCCCGGCCACCCCCCTGGACGACCGCGTGCAACGCCCTCCAGACCGGCGGCCCGTTGGCGTGATAGTCACTGCCGCGGCGGTACTTGTACCACCCACCGCGCTCCAGCGCCTCCCCAGAGAACGCCCGCTCATGGCGCTCGAGCACGTCCTCGGCGATCTCGCGAAATCCGATGCCGCCAATGCGGGACGTGGTGCCCGGGAAGGAGCGCTGAATCACCTCGTCGCCGAGCCCCAGCGCCTCGAAGATCTGAGCTCCATGGTACGACGACACGGCGGAGATACCCATCTTGGACATCACCTTGAGGATGCCGTCCTCGGCAGCCAGGAGGTAGGCTCGGACCGGCCTCCTCGGGGTCGCTCTCCCCGAGCTTTCCAGCGTCGACGAGTGCAGCCACCGTCTCCAGCGCGAGATACGGGTAGATCGCCGAAGCGCCGAAGCCGATTAGCGCGGCCAGATGGTGCACATCGCGCGCGTCGCCCGCCTCGGCCAGAATGCTGGCGCGCATGCGCCGGCCGGTCCGGATCAGGTGGTGGTGTACGCTGGCAACCGCCAGCAACATCGGGATTGGCGCTCGCTGCTCATCCACGAGACGATCGCTGATGACGAGCGCGCTGTGCCCCTCGTCCACGGCCGATGCCGCAGCTTGGCACAGATCGTCGAGCGCGCGCGTGAGTCCGTCACAACCCTCCGCTACCGGGAAGCCGGCCTACTGAGCTCGCCAAGCTCCCTTCACAGGGCGCGCCGACCGCTCGGCTGACGAGAGTACCTCGCTAAATTTCGCCGGTCGAGACCCTCATCGCGACCAGATCGCGATGACACCGCACGTACTGCCACTCCTGTTGAACTGTATGGGCACATTGAGGCTCCCGTACAGCTCGATCCCTTCTATCTGCTCGGGTGTCACGAGAGTGTTGAGGTCAACGGCCTCGCCTGTGTTTACTATGAGCATTCCATCGAGATAGACCACGGGGGACGGACACTGACTTCGGCTCCCCGGAGAGCGGGTTAAGTAGACCTGAATACCGTAGGGCCCCCCGTATTCCACACGCACCCCGGGGATACCACGCAACAGTTCGGTGAAGGTGTTCCGATCGTTTGCCTCGATGTCCTCGCGGGTAATGAAGTGCCCATACCCCTTTCCTCGCCGCTCGTAAAACGGCCTCATTCTGATCTCGTTCAGCGTGGGTGCAGTCTCGACAACGATCCCAGAAAGCTCGATCGGCTGAACGTCGAGGGACACGAAGAACTCGAGCGTCTCGTTCAGGTTGGCTATCCAGAACTCGTCGCTCGCATCTGTAAAGGAAAGGTGATGCACCTCGAGCCGGTTGCTGCCCCAAGCGATAGTTACGTCGCGGACAAGAAAGAAGCCGTCGTCATCGGTGAGCGCGATGCGGTCGCCGTTGAGTTCCACCACGGCGCCCCCAAGCGGTTGCCCACCGACCCCTGCGGTTACCTGACCCACAATGGTGGCTGTCGGATCGGGTCCGTCCTGGAGCACGATGCCGCCGACATCACGGCGGTCCGGCTCGTTTGGTGCAAATACCAGGCGAAACGTGCGCGGCGCGAATCCCGCCTTGCGAACGTTCAGCATATGCGTGCCGGGAGTAATGCCTTCCAGTCGAAACGCTCCGACCGCACCCGTCGTGTCTGAGCCAGGCCCTTCGTCCATGAAGACGAGGACCCCCCTGATCGGTTGATTCGAGGAGTCGACCACGGAGCCGGTCACGGTGCTCGTCGGTTCCTGCGCCAGCACAGTTGACGCTAGGCACGCGGTGAACACGGCCCAGGCGGATGGCGCTCGGTACAAAATGTTCATGTTCCAAAATAGTGTGCGAGGCTTGCAGCGGCCATGGCGTCCGCGCGTCAGGGGGAGTGCAGCCGCCGCCTCACCGGTTGTCCCCCTCGGCCGCCAGCTCGCTCAGGTCGGCAGTCATGAGCACGGCGGTGAGCTGCGTCATCACGGCCACCTGCGTCACGAAGTGCTCCGCATCGAATTGAGCCAAGCGAGCGCTGGTCCCCCAGTACGCGCCCATCGAACCCATGGTCGCGGCTCCGGGAACAGTCAGACGACGCGCGACGCCCCCCAGGCCATACCAGTTGCCCTGGTCGCCACCATTGATGCCGAGCCGACCGACGCTGTGGACCGAAACCCTCCGGTAGTCGTGCTCGCGCACGGCCTGGATCGCGAGGCCGACGAGCTGGTCGTTGTTGGTGACGTGCAACATCGAATGCTCGACCAGCCCGGTCGGCTCGAGCGCATCACCCACCTCGCGATATTCCAACTGACCGAGATGCTCGGTGCTGATGACACCCACGACGCGGTCGTACGCGTCGGGATGCTTGGCGAACCAGTTCTGTTCCGAAAAAACTCTCTCGGCGCCAGGCATGTAGTGACGGTTGTCCATGAAGAGGAGGAGGGTTCGCGACCGCTCGTTCTGCGGAATCGACGAGAAGTAGTGCACGATCCCCATCAGCCCGAACGGTCCGTTTTCCTGTGAGATCGAAGGGCCATCGGTGTGCGTGACGAGCAGGATCATCTCGTCCTGATCCGTTCCGTAGTCGCGCCCCGGAAGGTGCGCGAGCAGCTGGTAGGTCTCGGTCGGCTCGACCGGAGCGACCAACCTCAAGGTGGCCGTCCGCTCCGACCGCGCGTGCTCGACGACCTGTGCGCCTGCCTCTCGGTCGATGTAGAGCGCGGGCACGCCGAACACGGTGTTCACGGGGAAGGTGTAGAGCCCGGCCAAGCGCTCGTATCCCGCGTCGAGGACGAAGAGGGCTCCTGCAGCCCCACTGTCGCGTAGGATGCTGATGTAGCCACCGACCTGTCGCATCTGGGGCCGCGGGGTCACTTCCATGCTGACGCCCCGCGGTGTATTGATGTCCGGGAAGGTCTCCGGATCGGAGATGTACTCGTAGTCCACAGGCGACGGGTATTGATACTGGCCAAGCGTGAAATCCGGGTCGGGCGCTCGCGTCCAGAACACCACGATCCTGCCCTCCAAGGATTCCGGCGGATCCGCGGGATCGTAGAAGAGCAGGCGCGCGGTCACGCCCTCTTCAGGCGTCGAGCCCGAGTTGGCGGCGTAGTGAGCGACGCGTACCGGTTCACCGCCAGAGACGAGCGACCATCCGGAGTCATCCGGCCAATCCGACGTGTGCCAGCGGTCGTACGTCCACGGATTCTTGATGAAGTCCACCGCTCCGTAGTCACGCAAACTTGACTCGATGAGCTCCAGATACGCGAGCCACGACTCGTTGCCGGCGTACGTCGGCCCTCCTGCGTCCTTCGCGGCGTGCCACTCGAGCGCCTGCTCAGCCGTGAGCAGCAGGTCGGCGTCGAGCTGTGACATGGCCGAGTATGAGCCGCGGTCCGTAGGCCCGCAGGCACAGAGGAGAACCAGGCTCGCAAGGGCGGGGAACTCGAAGGAGGGGAGAATGCGGCGCATGGGCGACCTCTCGGTTGGCGTGGCGCGAACGTCCGGCTGGGACGATGTCGTGTCAACATCGTTCCCTGGCGGTTTTACGCCCAGGCTGCATTTTGACCATGCGCGCACAACGAGTCGTAGCGTTGCTTCCCCGTCGGCTGGAGACCAGGCATGAGCGAGCATCGGAGTCGTGAGGTCCGCCTCAAGACGCGCCCCGTGGGACTACCCAAGGAGTCGGACTTCGAGTTCGCCGAGGTTACGGTCGGGTCCCCGAC is a window encoding:
- a CDS encoding M28 family peptidase; this encodes MSAIERICRRWSLLGTIAVLVTSVGPGTALAAQQSVPPNPLGQPLLDASGNLREDAFIHIPLRPEDSRYADIQGERLKTILLEVDAISLSDRDAGNVFWGRNVGTAGHEAIQDWVESYFRENGLEDVHRQPFDLRPQWAPRSWEVTFISGAETFTLESARPPQGAPSTPPGGLEFELVWVGTGSDADYLGRDVAGKAVLIHDIPRPGTLRHTLRTEGAVARAYERGAAAVGIVYGISDNFAVWQRTGDGPGFNVGYADGMRLRDRLGRGQRVTVRLQMESEMLAGLSAASVWGTLPGISDEEVLVIAHMDGYFQSALDNASGLAVMMGLVEHFSKVPRAQRRRTIRFLGSVGHHGGPGTSWLHDNRETALANTVFAINLEHVAVTRTKYWGPNLRMMNAVSPMRWWLYSSPAALHIVLDAFNRFNVGVTADLEPGASGEMGRMARDVPSMQVITSPEIKHTEQDTPEWIPAVGLEQIARAYAKIIDELNTLERSQIAPEIGL
- a CDS encoding M28 family peptidase, whose product is MHASVRKSRPRVDVPRRALLLVALIGSLPWGASAAQIDPGQDAWFGLPLPPGLQPHTPPAIIGDRGPVPATVPPGEEGHRELEGARIQRDLETIVAFSRQSRQRREVGDGQLWGRITGFPSGAETVAWATEQFRAAGISEVELQAFDQASDASFWLPLRWEVRLMGDRVFGTGSEDVVLETAMPLSTSEIEGGSLTAPLLFVGTASPAELVHIDVVGKVAVQHVRPQAHTVFERTPAVPRAQDLMSRGAVAVITVIDQPGNGRARDFSNCGGPCFNLGGRDGFFLERVMDGAAQAGTLGQLRVRLSLEVERRSGLEAQNGVAIIRGSESDESIILNAHADGWFDAAGDNADGLSVLLALARHFAQPENRPARTLVFVASAGHHSPGLNGPRNFVAMNPELAESTVLVLNIEHVAQRNLSRARSLFDDGYREYIADSGEAPIVAGVTNRSPFLEDLFRRGVTRYGTNFVSGGSSMASGEGGGYRSLDVPIVTTMQAPPLYHTSGEVLETISTPGLERMARFLAFFIKEVDRAPLNEIDP
- a CDS encoding carboxypeptidase regulatory-like domain-containing protein is translated as MTGSVVDSSNQPIRGVLVFMDEGPGSDTTGAVGAFRLEGITPGTHMLNVRKAGFAPRTFRLVFAPNEPDRRDVGGIVLQDGPDPTATIVGQVTAGVGGQPLGGAVVELNGDRIALTDDDGFFLVRDVTIAWGSNRLEVHHLSFTDASDEFWIANLNETLEFFVSLDVQPIELSGIVVETAPTLNEIRMRPFYERRGKGYGHFITREDIEANDRNTFTELLRGIPGVRVEYGGPYGIQVYLTRSPGSRSQCPSPVVYLDGMLIVNTGEAVDLNTLVTPEQIEGIELYGSLNVPIQFNRSGSTCGVIAIWSR